From the Paludisphaera mucosa genome, one window contains:
- a CDS encoding DHH family phosphoesterase: MTGDGDERDGVHEYDPIRRVRSDRLLSVLQPYKRVVAVSHVNPDPDSLASMLGIRELILKCQPGKPVIMTVDGMIARAENRAMVELIPIDLVPVKSVVVDRETAVVMVDTQPHTGRRSSESATPQVVIDHHETGGDLEGVLFHDIRTQMGASSTIVTGYLLEQKVVVSPQLATALLYGIDSETTGYPREACSLDDGALVWLFPRADKELLARIRNPKLPQSHFATFQRALANAFLYRDLIVAWCGEVSQPDIVAEVADFFIRFDQVNWVLAVGLHDGALKLSLRASELGRQAGEILRDVVDGTGNAGGHDKRAGGLVTLADPSPKGIDQALTQLRRRLLAHLEIDEHQGRRLLNDFSRIPAP; the protein is encoded by the coding sequence ATGACCGGCGACGGCGATGAACGAGACGGCGTCCACGAGTACGACCCGATACGCCGCGTCAGGTCGGACAGGTTGCTGTCGGTCTTGCAGCCTTACAAGCGGGTCGTCGCCGTCTCGCACGTGAACCCGGATCCGGACTCGCTCGCGAGCATGCTGGGGATTCGCGAGCTGATCCTGAAGTGCCAGCCGGGCAAGCCGGTGATCATGACCGTCGACGGCATGATCGCGCGGGCCGAGAACCGCGCGATGGTCGAGTTGATCCCGATCGACCTGGTCCCCGTCAAGTCGGTGGTCGTCGACCGCGAGACGGCCGTGGTCATGGTCGACACCCAGCCCCACACCGGGCGTCGCAGCAGCGAGAGCGCCACGCCGCAGGTGGTCATCGACCACCACGAGACCGGCGGCGACCTCGAAGGCGTGCTCTTCCACGACATCCGCACGCAGATGGGGGCGTCGAGCACGATCGTCACCGGCTATCTGCTCGAACAGAAAGTCGTGGTTTCTCCTCAACTTGCGACGGCCCTTCTGTACGGCATCGATTCCGAGACCACCGGCTACCCCCGCGAGGCCTGCTCTCTCGACGACGGCGCGCTGGTCTGGCTCTTCCCCAGGGCGGACAAGGAGTTGCTCGCGCGCATCCGCAATCCCAAGCTCCCGCAGAGCCATTTCGCGACCTTCCAAAGGGCCCTGGCGAACGCCTTCCTCTACCGCGACCTGATCGTCGCCTGGTGCGGCGAGGTCTCGCAGCCCGACATCGTCGCCGAGGTCGCCGACTTTTTCATCCGCTTCGACCAGGTCAACTGGGTCCTGGCCGTCGGACTCCACGACGGGGCCCTCAAGCTCTCCCTCCGCGCCAGCGAGCTGGGCCGTCAGGCCGGCGAGATCCTCCGCGACGTCGTCGACGGCACGGGCAACGCCGGCGGCCACGACAAGCGGGCGGGCGGGCTGGTCACGCTGGCCGATCCCAGCCCCAAGGGCATCGACCAGGCGCTGACGCAACTTCGACGTCGACTCCTCGCACATCTGGAGATCGACGAGCATCAGGGCCGGCGGCTGCTCAACGACTTCTCACGCATCCCCGCCCCCTGA